TATTGTACCGTGTTTGGCTTTTAATGGGTTTTTCGAGTTCGAGGGTTTATGACCAAGGCCTAagaataatattcataatatatctAATACAGTAACTGATGCATTGCAGCGTCTTATTTAAAAGGCACACATATTTTCAAACGTTTGCCATGATTAGGACTATCCGAAGAAACAATAATGGTAAGCAGAAGATAGCTTACTAACCGGTCCAAGTGATAGAAACCAAATACGATCGTTTTTCATAACTTGCGCTAGAGTAGCAACGGGTAAAGCTGTTCTGTTGTGGTCCATCGGAACTTGGTCGTAACTGCTCAAACAACCACCGGCCCTGTATAAGAATCATAGTTTTGACTGCAAGCACAACATTGTCACCTTCAGAAGATGACAGTAAGATGTCTGTGTGAAGTCGACAAATTGtggaaataatatttaccttgtAAACTGATAATACATGTGTGCATTGACACTCACTATGCATAAACTACAGTTGAGTTAAAAAAATCGATACAATCTAACCTATGCTGCTTATATTCAGTACCTACCAGCTACCTAACCCGTTCAAAGATTGTGTTATGTGCAACATAAACACCgttgatacatacatatattctaCGGCAAATTATAACTCTTAGAAAACTTTTGGCACTAACTCGCTAACAGACATGACAGAATCTTTAGGCCTGCAGTTCCACATAGATTTGAGGAGCAATGATAAAGCCCAGATGCTACGAACATCCTGCAGTAAAGCCAGTAGATATCGCTTCTTGTTCGTGTAAGATATGCGCGCGAACCAGTACTTTGTAGCCAGGAGGTGCTTGCTGAAACTCACTGCTTCTTCGGCTGTGTCATCCGCATCTAGAATATTCATGGAAAAATAGATTCATTGAATTATAGAGATATGAGTACTTCCAAAATTAATCTTTATCGAACACTGCGTTCTTTATTCCGACATTAAATTTTGATGAGAGTAATGCAATTACATATCTTTATTACGATTATTTGTATCTTTCATTATGAGATACCTAGAAAGGTATACAAATAGAACACAAGCTGAGGTGCATGATTAGCTGAGAGGCTAACGGCTCTTTATCCGCGGcgagaaagtttttttttttaattttcttcaatcaaatatattttttgacctGGGAATCAAATACTGAACTATAACGTAGCAACTTGTTTTACAGTAACTACTGAGTCACAAACCACAGTCGCATGGAATCTTTACTGTTCGTTTCAGAATTCTATAATCAGTTTTATCTCtgacttaattttataatgagatataatattttttttttattatttagatcgCACATTATGCGATCCAAATATTCTGTACTCatgataactaaataatatcataCCACATATCATATCCGATAATATCAAATCATTGATCAAATGAACTTGTTTCGTCAAATCAGCAAAAGATATCATTTTATCTGTAAATTATATagtaaaaactaatttcaatcTCGTAAACATGAACATACAAAATTCCTGACTTCAAGAAAATTGACGTTGTCATCCAGATATGattatatcttattttttaatacatattgcCAGTGCAATGTGTATAGAAACCTTTTGTTAAGGTAGTCTAGGAAATAATATGATGATGTAAAGATAGCTATCAGTCAATGTAATTGCATAGATGATTGCGATTAATTTACTCGCTGGCTCCGGGAACAGGGTCAAGATTACTAGCACTACGCAGATCATATACCTATGTACAATGTTCCAGTTACAAATCATACGTCGTTCTGTCAGTCAGAAGCTGCCATGACGCGTGTGGACACGCGCTCTCCACAAACCGTAACGATCAAATTGCGCCCGAAACGTGCTAACTTTTGTAGATTTTGTTCTGTTATAGCATTTGCTTCATTCGCTATTATtgcgtattttattattaaaagaccCATAGAGTCTCTAGGAGACCCATCAGACCAATACATCGTCAAAAGCATCCCGAAAATCTACACGAAATTGGAAGGTGTAGATGCTGAGGACAGGGATGTCTTTCAGGGGTTCCGCACATCGTTCCTTCCTCCTGAAGAAATAGTGCTCGCTCGTAAACATTCAGATTTTAAAAGGGAAGTTTATGAAGGCAATGTGACaagtgatattttaatatgGAACACAGAGGGCAAGCAGCATGGAACACCGACCAGGGTGAAGCGAATGAGCCGTTTTACATTTACTTCGCAGGATGACGAGTGAGTTGTTGACAAATAAAAACCTAACACTACATTATTTCTAACATTCTCTATTTAGACATTAAGTAAACCTGAAATAGGTAGTTACGCCCTAATTGTTAGTGTTTTCTACTTGAAAAACAAGCCCAAAATAGTATTCGTATAATTAAACATCCCTAAAGTAAAATTCTATCGATGTATTCCTTCAAGAAGTTAAGTACTACTCAGAAAGAGATCTTTTTATCTGTACGTTTAAGtatgttaagaaataataagaTATTCCATCGAAAATAGACCCTTAGTAGTCTCCTTTCTAGTGAGGAAAATACACGACATCTGCGGAAAGATGAAGCTGGCGAATCTGAATACGATCGCGTTGACAGTGAAAGCGAAGCAGAGGACGAATATGAAACAGATTACAGCCAGTACGATGACGATGAGAGTATTGAAAGGTAAGTGCATAGTAAATCACCTTTCCCTCACatacttattttgtaaaaatgaatgaatttatagaaaatttatttgatagtGTTTGCATCTGTGTTTTCTTCTCTTTGTTCCTCCCCTACAAgttgtttaaattttgtaagATATTTATTCGTATGTTGCTGTTTCTGTCTTACCCCCTTTTGTACTTTAACTCTGCGAGATTTTGGCTCTTAGTGTCAATGATATGATTTTGTCAGGCAAGCGCAAATttatataagttaaaataaataattagtatatGTAACAATTCTACAGCATAGTACATCCAGAGACGCACGTAGACCGCGGTCCTTTGGACGATGTTGTCGAACAAATTCGTGGCCAGCCAGAACTGGAGGAAGGAGAAATGATCGCCTCTGCTCACATCTATAAACCTTCCAAATCATATTCAGGTATGAGTAACAACAAAACTTCCATACTTTACTTttgtaaacaatgttttatcaaAGGTGCTTGACTCATTTAGCAATTTGTGTCTCGTGCACGCAGTAGAGAGTAAAATCAAATTGATAAATAGTTTACGTACGTCGTTGTACGAATTATCCAATTGAAGGCTGGCCCAAATGAGTCAAGGTTAGTCATTCAAAGGCATTTATGTTGTACATTGATTTCATTTGGACTAACAACGGTTAGACTATCAACTACTTCCTGGTATCTGTGTAGGTATCCACGCTTTCTGGAAGGGCCAAGGAGACAAAGATACGATTAGAAATACTCAGGCTAAAATAATGAAGCAATATATGGATGCTGAAGCTGATCCTTGCCACGACTTTTATCAATATGCGTGTGGCAACTGGGCTTCATTGAATCCTATACCGGCCGATAAAGCAGGGTAAGcgaatgttaataatattaatcatactatattaaaatttgttcattGAACTGTGGTGCTTAGTTTTACAAATCTATTTCAGGTATGATACGTTCGAAATGCTAAGAGAAAACTTAGACactgttttaaaagatttgctAGAGTTTAAACCTACCGAAAAAGTTCTTTGTATATACCCTGGACCGCATCTTGATTTAACTGATAATTTCTTAGAAAAGATAAAACCTTGTAAGAATAACGCTATTAGTTTGGAAGATGATGAGCAGCGAACTAATAATGAAACGGAAAAAAGGGAGATAATTAACCGAATTCGTAGATATTTGGACAGAAAATCCAAGAAAATGATAAAACCATTATCAAAAATGAAGCACAAATTCCATAGATACATGGCGAAAAAGTATCGGAAAAAAGATAGAACAAAAAGATACACGTCTGAATTTATGTCTAAACCAGAGAAAAGGATACATAGAAGAAAGTTTATAATCAAGTCTAAAGAAATAAGGTACGGTAGAAGACTGATGTCACATAATAAGagaattaaaaaatctaaagaaaagCCTACTCCTGATGACACAGTAGAAGATGCTACACAGgaattatttcaaacaaatgaCCCGGCAAAAGGCGACGCGGCATTAAAAGCGAGATATCTTTTCAAATCTTGTATGAATTATGAGATATTGCAAAAACGTGGTCATCAGCCACTCGTAGACTTGTTAGAACTCCTCGGAGGCTGGCCGATTCTGAATCCTAAGTGGAAAAAAGACGGTTTCGACTGGTTAGAACTGATGGCAAAACTACGCTTGTACAATAACGATATCTTGATTTCCGAGTGGGTCGGACCTGATATAAAGAATTCAGATGAATTCGTGATACAGTTTGATCAAACGAGTTTAGGTAATTTCcttgttcaataaataattttgttaatactCAAAATTCTGATCTTTAATGTAATGTATTGTGTTTCAGGACTTCCGACAAGGGACTATTTTCTCCaagaatcaaataaaatgtacttagACGCTTACAAAgagtatttaaaaacaatagccTTATTATTGGGGGGCACTTTGACTCACGTCGAAGCCAGTGCGAATGAACTTATTAAGTTTGAAATTAAGTAAgacaactattttattattttctactattattttagttaagtCGCAAAGAGAGCATTTAAGAGCAACGGAACATGTTGAATCGTAAGcgtaatatatttcaaaatagagaactaaaaaatttgcttgtgttaaataaaattaacgacCTACATGGTAACAACTTTCCTGAAATTAATATcgaaattgtattatttaatttaaatctaaattgtATTATCTGAATTCTCTCTCGTTTCTATTTGTAAGATTAGCAAAGATCACGTCAGCGCCTGAAGACAGAAGAAATGTATCAGAGCTCTACCGAAGAATGCCATTAAAAAAATTAGAGGAATTAGTCCCCGAAGTAAAGTGGAGACGGTACTTATGCATCGTGATGAACAGGACCGTACATTCCAATGAAACTGTCGTGTTATTTGCACTATGCTATGTCAGAGTAAGTATAATATACCATTCCTCTATCTAATAAGTACAAAACTAGGGTTTGTACTTTGAAATAAGCGATTTTGTGAATTTCACATAACGTAGTCTTTTTGTAACTTATTATATGAACTCAGAATTTTGCTACCTAAAAAGCTTGCcttctattttgtttttactttttatgtaactCATGTCAAACATCTTTTGATTGATATTGATTGTAAAGTGTGCCCGAAATGCAAATTGAAATACTAAATAGTTAAATGTTTATCTCAATGTTCACTTACTctcaatttattaaatgtaaatgttcGTTGTATCAACAGCATCTAGTTCAATTGATAAAAGAAACCGAGCCGAGCGTTTTGGCAAATTACCTTCTGTGGAGATTCGTGAGGCACAGGGTCAACAACCTCGACGACAGATTTCAGTCTGCTAAGCAACAGTGAGTACAACATTCATACAAATCTTCATCAATAAGAGCAAACATTTCAATATGTGATACATAAATCTATTTACCATATAGACTTAGACCTACAgtcacagaataagtaatagtactaccgtacagaaggtccacttccgaacaaaagtgaagtttaggcataaaaaattacctacactaACGACTGCCACACGAAATTGAAACTTATCGCGCTGCGCGAGCGTTCATACTCCATTGGGTATCGCCGCGCGTCTCCGGTTTCACCGCCGGAACACAGGGTTATCACtagtcgatataaatattaaattaaatctataaagagaacagtgtgtacctatgcaaatacaatacttcaaaacatgttaatctgttcctaatagtgtctgaaaaacccattaaccattataaaataaaattataattgtattgctgtctgaccattaaataaatataggtatctacataactttactataggtaaaatcaaagaagcgaatagaacgaacgattggccgccgccacttttttaataggtattccgTGGCTTGCGccgacgatattaaaaaatgatatttatatattattattatattatatattatttattatattattatgatattttcgattCCGTATTGTCTTTGTTCACACATAAACCCTACAGTatcttttagctttttttaCGGGATATTTGTTGTTtagttgacattttttttatttaaacagaaaacagatTAAGGAAATAGATAAGTGTAGCTAGCACTAAATCGCGCGACGCGGTCAGCGAGCGCGCCAAGTGGCAACCTACTGAGAtaggccgcatatgcggcccgGCGGCCGATCATACCTACTTTGCGGAGTGGAACCCCCCTGCTACAGTATCTACGCAGCCTGTTAGTTTAGGAGTTGTCGGAGAGCATCATTacatcatataatatataattccaTCTTTAAAATCTTCAGGTTCTACTACATACTATTCGGAAGAGAGCAAGCTCCACCAAGATGGAAGAACTGCGTGTCACAAGTCAACTCAAACATGGGAATGGCGTTAGGCTCAATGTTTGTTCGAAAATACTTCGACGAAATGAGCAAGAACGACACATTGACAATGACGAGAGAAATACAACAATCGTTTAGAGAATTGTTAAGAATTACTGACTGGATTGATGATAAGACGAAGAAGCTTGCCGCTCATAAGGTTGATGCTATGATGTTGAGGATAGGGTATCCAGATTTTATTCTTAACAAGAAAGAACTCGATGATAGGTATAAAGAAGTGACGATACATCCAGACAAGTATTTcgaaaatattcttaacataTTGCAGCATTTGACTAAGATGGAGCAATCGCGGTAAGTTGATATAGAAATTGTATATGCGTTTGAACATTGAGAAGGTATCGCATAACTTGTTTAGTTCCTAGCTTGCCcattttgcaatttatttaccGATCAAATTACTTGTTTGACAACGAGTGATATTAGATAGCGCCTGCACAAGCATTGCGCTAGAAATATGTAACTCAATGCAGACACGGAAAAGCATAATTTCATTCGTGTTCATGTCATAGTGCAGTATCATAACATAAATTTTCCAggctatttttaaactaaacaacTCAATGACACGGTAACGACACAGTCATCTAAGCGCCGTATTGAAGTTCATGGCAACGCGCTAGCAGAACACGTGCTAggattattatgtaaatgtggTAAGAATAAAgcataaatcaaataaacaaactaaagaGAAGGTCTAGCATGCATAGCAAAGACAGTGGAATTTATTTCGTGATTTCATATACAAGTAAAACTTAGGTATCTTTAAGGCAGGCAATAGATGAAGACATCATCTATTATTATTCTCCTTTTGATTCTGTAATTGAGTTACTCGCAAACGTTAAATAGGATGCAGTTATAGGTAAGGTAGGTAATCTAGGTCTCATAAGATGTTTTTATCTGCTGAGGACAAAAGACATCATCTGCTAAGACATTAAGGAATTCTGACGTGTCTCTTATATTATAACGACTGTTTTACCACCCGTTCCATATTAATATGTACTAAAGAACGGCTTTAACTTTACAGTAAATATTGGCACTAAACAACTCTACCTGATATATGTACGTAGGCATTTGTAACACAAAGAAATAAtcgatttaatttataataatgtgtttcCAGTATCGGTCAGCCAGTGAACAAGACTCTTTGGAACACAGCGCCTGCCGTAGTGAACGCTTACTACAGTCGCAACAAGAATCAGATCATGTTTCCAGCCGGTATTCTGCAGCCGCCCTTCTACCACCGACACTTCCCCAGGTCGCTCAACTATGGCGGCATTGGAGTCGTTATAGGTGATGAACTTATTGTACTCTAATTTATACTTTTGATATCTGACTCAAACGTTGTtttgcattataaataaaaaaaagtagtgTCACTTTTAGtggtatgaaaaatatatgttggccgattctcaaacctactcaatatgcttacaaaatttcatgagaatcggttaAGCCGTTTCGGAGATGTACGGTAACTAatattgtgacatggaaattttatattaatttaaagctatatggcaataggttcgccccctattacatgggactagcaTTTTTAATGCCCGAGATTTGGCCTACACACTATAAcgggcgtgatattatgtatgtgtaaagagtttgtttgttcaaacGCGCTAATCTTCGGATCTACTGGtccaaattgaaaaaaaagtgTTTAGTCCGTTTTTCGAGAAAGGCCAATGGCTGTATAACTTCACGCTATGAATAAACAGAGTGGAGCAGCGGACGAAGCCGCGGGCAGCCTCTACGTTACATAAAACCTAAAGAGGGAACAACCAGGAAGTACCAGTAACCAGTGATTTTACATTGATAACACCAAATCTATCTTTGTTTACATAGTTTGTGTCTTTGTTTTCGTTGTGTTATCAAAGTTTGGtcacaaacaatattaaatccGTACAAGAGGTTCCTTGTAAGATAAATATCATTTAGATTTAGGAGATAGGCAGGTAACTATGGTGCTGTGGTTGAGATACGTGGGGTTTGTTTTGTTCACggatacaatattaatattttagttatctAAAAATAGTAGCTTCTGGTCTCCTTCTTCATGTTcgtattaaacaattttctaaaCGCCAACGCGAGATCAAATAATGAACCCTTTACCAAATTTTGTGTGTTGGAAAATCTTGCCATAATTTCCTAGCATGGTGCAATAATTGTGACAGTCCACTAAATCCGGTTCAACGTTTAGGCCCGGTCATCATACTTGCGGTTTTTCAAACCATGACACGCAATATTTCGTCAGGTGTACAAGGAAATTACCGTACTAAAccaataatgataaaatacttCGATGTAACGTGCTCGGACTAAAAAGATAAGGGTTTCAATAGATCATTAACACTTGgctaagtatatattttttgacttaTAGTTTTTCTAGTTTTTGCCTTGAAACTATagattatttatcaatattttataccagaggccgctcgcgacttcATGCGCGTGGAATCCTTTACCGTGTTAGCCCCGATCCTTCGGAAACTCCGGAATATAAAGTAGccaatgtgttattctggatcttcacctacctacataccaaatttctccAAGACTACCtctttgcgtgaaagagtaacaaacatccatacatactcacaaacgttcgcatttataatactagtaggaGAAGCCCGGAAATAATAACATGTCAAATTAAACGTAATCTTAACACGTGTATGTCACTGTctgtgttgtttattattatctaattaataCGTAAATAACTTAGTCGTTATCACGGCGTAATCCAGCTGGTGACAATCGTCTTTTTATTTTGCTATAGATTACACTGAACAAAATTgttctaatttatatatttttttatatatttctaatttatttatatatttgtcatattcGTTATTCACTATTCATACTTATTGATTCGAATTTTATTTAGTCAAAGTTGTTTCTATAAGCCTATAATGATGATTAACATCTTAACATATCGTGGTCTAAAAACTCGTAGTCACCTCCATTCAAATCAGTAACAGCTACAGGTTCTCGTAACCTGAACAAGTATTGAAAGCTGAAGCAAGCTCTGAATCTATTGGGCTGATTTggataattatttcattaataacttACGTTATCTCTAAGTTATATTGCGAAACCTAGGCAGACAGTGACAagctattttaatttagaattctaCGTGAGCTTCCCCTTCAGTTTATGTACTTGTAATTTGATGTCTTATTGTGATGTAATCTTCAGGTCACGAAATAACCCACGGTTTCGACGACAAGGGCCGGCTGTTCGACTGCGACGGGAATCTTCACCGCTGGTGGTCGGACTCTGCCATCGAAGCGTTCCACAGACGAGCGCAGTGTCTCATAGACCAGTATGGACGCTACGTTGTACCTGAAGTTAACATGAAACTTGATGGAGTTAACACTCAAGTAAGGAATTTCATAAGACCCcaactgcctccatggcgcagtagtttaggtcgccacgccgcaaccactgcgttgggaggtcgtgggtttcgattcccacgcgggacaattatttgtgcgatctataaataattgattcgggtctgcttgtactttgtgtccgttttttgaatgtttgtaaaagtccctgcgacacaagagtaattattagtgcgggagttgtcttttttaaaaacaaaaacaaacaaacaaaactggATGGTCGGACGACATCATTTAATGTTAGGGCTGCAATGGATGCGACTGGCGCAagaccgtataaagtggcgtactgagggggaggtttatactcaacagtgggtggaaacGGGCTAATTAGATAGATAGAAGGAATTTCATAGGATAGAAAgactatatataatatttgaacTTTGTTATAGATGACTAACTGTACAATTTGTAAAGCATGTATGTATGACGTAATTGCATGATCAAAGTGCTCGAGTAGCCACGAACTTTGATTTTGGGTTTGTGTTGCGGGGATTTTAATACGGAACAAAAAGATGGTGATTCTACAAAAAGTTAGTTttgtttagttaattaaatCTAAGAATCTTAATTTAGTACAAAAGTAATCAAGATTCTATTAACTGTTTTAtgtacagataataatatattgcgtCGACAGTGCAACATTTTGATTTAACACAGTATATTTCGGCCGTATCAGTAGTTACATTTGATGAGAACAAAGAAGAATGATTATCAATAGATAGTATTGTTAATTCTATTTTTGTGATCAGGGCGAGAACATAGCAGATAACGGTGGTGTGAAGCAAGCGTTCCGCGCGTACGTGCACTGGGTACAGAAGAACGGAGTCGCCGGTGAAACATTACCTGGACTGAACCACACGCACACACAACTTTTCTTTCTCAACTTTGCACAGGTCAGCTATTTTagttcatatattatgtagaaatataCGTAAAATGTATAGCAAATTCATGCATACGGTAGATATGTctaatgtaatattttagtaaaaaacttCTTTCACGAAAGAAGTAAGCTCAAGCATGTTCACAACTTTAAAGCAATCATTCATTTCTTGAGCTCTCAATGAACAAATTTTCCAACCGTTAACTTACTCAAATGACAGATAAAACCTAAAAAAGAAGCAGAATTGtccatatttatgcaaaaaggaaccacacagcaaatacgtacttttgagatatcaaaggttttacaaaaacatgtgcAGCTCTATGAGTTGTAGTTGGTTCTGTTATGCTTTTAATAAACCCTATTTCTGAGGCGAAAATTGCGTCGTTCTTTTTTGTATAAGGTTTTAGACCATTTCTATATTAGTATTccgctaaaaaataaaaattgaaaaattgtcgtgtggttccattttgcataaatacggacaATTATAACCTACACAAACATATTGCTATGACTAAAATATCATATCATCAAAACAGGTATGGTGCGGCGCAATGCGTCCGGAAGCCATGCGCAACAAGTTGAAGACAGCGGTACATTCTCCGGGACGATTCCGTGTTATAGGCACTTTGTCCAACTCTCATGACTTCGCCCGAGAGTTCCGTTGCCCTCCCGGCTCGCCTATGAACCCTACACATAAGTGCACTGTCTGGTAACAGTTGCGAAGGAATGCGAAGACAAATCGCCACTTAATCCAACTTAGTAAAATCGAAACTTTAGCAATTTACAGCCAATAAGAAATTAAAG
Above is a genomic segment from Anticarsia gemmatalis isolate Benzon Research Colony breed Stoneville strain chromosome 8, ilAntGemm2 primary, whole genome shotgun sequence containing:
- the LOC142975034 gene encoding neprilysin-4-like isoform X1, translating into MTRVDTRSPQTVTIKLRPKRANFCRFCSVIAFASFAIIAYFIIKRPIESLGDPSDQYIVKSIPKIYTKLEGVDAEDRDVFQGFRTSFLPPEEIVLARKHSDFKREVYEGNVTSDILIWNTEGKQHGTPTRVKRMSRFTFTSQDDDLLSSEENTRHLRKDEAGESEYDRVDSESEAEDEYETDYSQYDDDESIESIVHPETHVDRGPLDDVVEQIRGQPELEEGEMIASAHIYKPSKSYSGIHAFWKGQGDKDTIRNTQAKIMKQYMDAEADPCHDFYQYACGNWASLNPIPADKAGYDTFEMLRENLDTVLKDLLEFKPTEKVLCIYPGPHLDLTDNFLEKIKPCKNNAISLEDDEQRTNNETEKREIINRIRRYLDRKSKKMIKPLSKMKHKFHRYMAKKYRKKDRTKRYTSEFMSKPEKRIHRRKFIIKSKEIRYGRRLMSHNKRIKKSKEKPTPDDTVEDATQELFQTNDPAKGDAALKARYLFKSCMNYEILQKRGHQPLVDLLELLGGWPILNPKWKKDGFDWLELMAKLRLYNNDILISEWVGPDIKNSDEFVIQFDQTSLGLPTRDYFLQESNKMYLDAYKEYLKTIALLLGGTLTHVEASANELIKFEIKLAKITSAPEDRRNVSELYRRMPLKKLEELVPEVKWRRYLCIVMNRTVHSNETVVLFALCYVRHLVQLIKETEPSVLANYLLWRFVRHRVNNLDDRFQSAKQQFYYILFGREQAPPRWKNCVSQVNSNMGMALGSMFVRKYFDEMSKNDTLTMTREIQQSFRELLRITDWIDDKTKKLAAHKVDAMMLRIGYPDFILNKKELDDRYKEVTIHPDKYFENILNILQHLTKMEQSRIGQPVNKTLWNTAPAVVNAYYSRNKNQIMFPAGILQPPFYHRHFPRSLNYGGIGVVIGHEITHGFDDKGRLFDCDGNLHRWWSDSAIEAFHRRAQCLIDQYGRYVVPEVNMKLDGVNTQGENIADNGGVKQAFRAYVHWVQKNGVAGETLPGLNHTHTQLFFLNFAQVWCGAMRPEAMRNKLKTAVHSPGRFRVIGTLSNSHDFAREFRCPPGSPMNPTHKCTVW
- the LOC142975034 gene encoding neprilysin-4-like isoform X2 — translated: MTRVDTRSPQTVTIKLRPKRANFCRFCSVIAFASFAIIAYFIIKRPIESLGDPSDQYIVKSIPKIYTKLEGVDAEDRDVFQGFRTSFLPPEEIVLARKHSDFKREVYEGNVTSDILIWNTEGKQHGTPTRVKRMSRFTFTSQDDDEENTRHLRKDEAGESEYDRVDSESEAEDEYETDYSQYDDDESIESIVHPETHVDRGPLDDVVEQIRGQPELEEGEMIASAHIYKPSKSYSGIHAFWKGQGDKDTIRNTQAKIMKQYMDAEADPCHDFYQYACGNWASLNPIPADKAGYDTFEMLRENLDTVLKDLLEFKPTEKVLCIYPGPHLDLTDNFLEKIKPCKNNAISLEDDEQRTNNETEKREIINRIRRYLDRKSKKMIKPLSKMKHKFHRYMAKKYRKKDRTKRYTSEFMSKPEKRIHRRKFIIKSKEIRYGRRLMSHNKRIKKSKEKPTPDDTVEDATQELFQTNDPAKGDAALKARYLFKSCMNYEILQKRGHQPLVDLLELLGGWPILNPKWKKDGFDWLELMAKLRLYNNDILISEWVGPDIKNSDEFVIQFDQTSLGLPTRDYFLQESNKMYLDAYKEYLKTIALLLGGTLTHVEASANELIKFEIKLAKITSAPEDRRNVSELYRRMPLKKLEELVPEVKWRRYLCIVMNRTVHSNETVVLFALCYVRHLVQLIKETEPSVLANYLLWRFVRHRVNNLDDRFQSAKQQFYYILFGREQAPPRWKNCVSQVNSNMGMALGSMFVRKYFDEMSKNDTLTMTREIQQSFRELLRITDWIDDKTKKLAAHKVDAMMLRIGYPDFILNKKELDDRYKEVTIHPDKYFENILNILQHLTKMEQSRIGQPVNKTLWNTAPAVVNAYYSRNKNQIMFPAGILQPPFYHRHFPRSLNYGGIGVVIGHEITHGFDDKGRLFDCDGNLHRWWSDSAIEAFHRRAQCLIDQYGRYVVPEVNMKLDGVNTQGENIADNGGVKQAFRAYVHWVQKNGVAGETLPGLNHTHTQLFFLNFAQVWCGAMRPEAMRNKLKTAVHSPGRFRVIGTLSNSHDFAREFRCPPGSPMNPTHKCTVW